The genomic region GACTCGTTCATCACGATGATGGCCTGGTTGCCGGTCTGGCCAGCCAAACCGGCTACTTCGGCGTGGCCGGGCTGGCCATAGATGACAATCTGTCCTTGCTGGCGGTTGCTGATGTCGAAGGCGTGCTTCACGCGGTTTTGCAGCTTCAGCACCACCGGGCACGAGGCATCAATTAGCTCCAAGTTGTTCTGCATGGCCAGCTGGTAGGTTTCCGGCGGCTCGCCGTGCGCCCGAATCAGCACTTTACAATCGTGGAGTGTGCCTAGCTGCTCACGGTCGATGATGCGCAGCCCCAAGGCGTGCAGACGTTCTACCTCCATCCGATTGTGCACAATGTCGCCCAGGCAATACAGGGTTTCCTCGTGCGCCAGTTCATCCTCGGCCATCTGAATGGCGAATTCAACGCCGAAACAGTAGCCCGAATTTTTGTCGATGGTGATGTTCATAGCTTTTCGTTCTGCAAACAGAGCGCCAATTGCCAACCGGCTGCGCAATTTTACTTGTATAACCGCTTAGCCGCCATTCCGTTCACTGCTAGCCGCCACGGGGGCAAACAATGCAGCCGAAACACGTTCCAGTACAAAATCCACTTGCTCGTCGATGGTCATGTGCGAGGTGTCGAGCAGCACGGCATCGGAGGCGCGGCGCAAGGGGCTTTCGGCGCGGGTAGAGTCGATGTGGTCGCGCTTTTCGAGGTTGTCGATGATGTCGGCCAGCTCTACTACTTCGTTTTTCACAGCCAACTCTTCCTGCCGGCGTGTGGCGCGGGTGTGGGTATCGGCTGTCATAAAAATCTTGACCTCAGCATCGGGAAACACGGTGGTGCCAATGTCGCGGCCATCCATCACAATACCGCGCTTACGGCCCATTTGCTGTTGCTGGCGCACTAGGGCGTGGCGCACAGCCGGAATCACCGACACCTCACTTACGGAGTTGGAAATACGCATTTGCCGAATTTCGTCCTCGCGCACTTTGCCATCGAGGCACAGCTCGTTGCGGCCAGTTTTGCGGTTGCGCTTAAAGGAAATCTGCATCTGGTGCAGGGCCTCCTCTATATGTGGTAGGTCGTCGAAGGCAATGCTGTGCTCCAGCAAGTAGAGCGTCACGGCCCGATACATGGCCCCAGTGTCGATGTACGCGTAGCCTAGCTCGGCAGCTACGGCCTTGGCCGTGGTACTCTTGCCACAGGAGGAGTGACCATCAATGGCAATAACGAGCTGGCG from Hymenobacter aerilatus harbors:
- the cmk gene encoding (d)CMP kinase, whose amino-acid sequence is MRQLVIAIDGHSSCGKSTTAKAVAAELGYAYIDTGAMYRAVTLYLLEHSIAFDDLPHIEEALHQMQISFKRNRKTGRNELCLDGKVREDEIRQMRISNSVSEVSVIPAVRHALVRQQQQMGRKRGIVMDGRDIGTTVFPDAEVKIFMTADTHTRATRRQEELAVKNEVVELADIIDNLEKRDHIDSTRAESPLRRASDAVLLDTSHMTIDEQVDFVLERVSAALFAPVAASSERNGG
- a CDS encoding 4-hydroxy-3-methylbut-2-enyl diphosphate reductase — its product is MNITIDKNSGYCFGVEFAIQMAEDELAHEETLYCLGDIVHNRMEVERLHALGLRIIDREQLGTLHDCKVLIRAHGEPPETYQLAMQNNLELIDASCPVVLKLQNRVKHAFDISNRQQGQIVIYGQPGHAEVAGLAGQTGNQAIIVMNESDLDQVDFSRPVTLFSQTTKSTAGFYHMKQVIEERIAAAGADVATFDANDSICRQVSNREPALAKFATQHDVIVFVSGRKSSNGKALFGVVNKTNPRSYFVENETELQDEWFHEAQSVGICGATSTPMWLMQQVADHIAEIGELV